In one Bacillus thuringiensis genomic region, the following are encoded:
- the murF gene encoding UDP-N-acetylmuramoyl-tripeptide--D-alanyl-D-alanine ligase encodes MIKRMLKQVEQMVNGTGLAEQYEGITIQGVSIDTRKIKKGNLYVPIQGERFDGHGFVDKAVENGAVATLWMKDVANPPENLPVIFVEDTLSALQMLAKNYRDQLDVKVVGVTGSNGKTSTKDIVTSLLATKFKVQKTEGNFNNHIGLPLTILNLEENTEVAVLEMGMSSRGEIEFLSKLARPNAAIITNIGEAHLMDLGSREAIAEAKLEIVTGLQEGGVFVYNGDEPLLTNRVPEMNLAAETVTFGDARANDYYPTTVTLQATGTHFKMNRDENISFYLPVLGKHNVYNTLASMAIAKHFGVTWEEMKEGLVTLQMTGMRMEIVKTNSGLTIINDAYNASPTAMEAAFHLMNGLDGFAKKIVVLGDMLELGDQEVQFHYEVGKLIDPAKISYVFTYGRLGAQIAEGAKINFPNERVKAYDNKEELVKDLQAVVDVKDVVLIKASRGMKLEEVITMLK; translated from the coding sequence ATGATAAAGCGAATGTTAAAGCAAGTGGAACAGATGGTAAATGGTACTGGATTAGCAGAGCAATATGAGGGAATTACTATTCAAGGCGTGTCTATTGATACAAGAAAAATTAAAAAAGGAAACTTGTATGTTCCGATTCAAGGGGAGCGCTTTGATGGACATGGTTTTGTAGATAAAGCTGTTGAAAATGGAGCTGTGGCTACATTATGGATGAAAGATGTAGCGAATCCACCTGAGAATCTTCCGGTTATTTTTGTGGAAGACACGCTATCGGCATTGCAAATGTTAGCGAAAAACTATCGTGATCAATTGGATGTTAAAGTTGTAGGTGTAACGGGTAGTAACGGTAAAACATCTACGAAAGATATTGTAACAAGTCTTCTTGCGACTAAGTTCAAAGTGCAAAAAACAGAAGGGAACTTCAATAACCATATCGGATTACCTCTTACCATTTTAAACTTAGAAGAAAATACAGAAGTAGCAGTATTAGAGATGGGTATGTCAAGCCGAGGCGAAATTGAATTCTTATCTAAGTTAGCTCGTCCTAATGCAGCTATCATTACGAATATCGGTGAGGCACATTTAATGGATTTAGGATCTCGTGAGGCAATTGCTGAAGCGAAATTAGAAATTGTTACAGGGTTACAAGAAGGTGGCGTGTTCGTATATAACGGAGATGAGCCTTTATTAACGAATCGTGTTCCTGAAATGAATTTAGCGGCAGAAACGGTTACGTTTGGTGATGCAAGAGCAAACGATTATTATCCAACGACTGTAACATTACAAGCAACTGGGACACATTTCAAAATGAATAGAGATGAAAATATTTCATTCTACTTACCTGTGTTAGGAAAACATAATGTGTATAATACACTTGCTTCAATGGCAATTGCGAAACATTTTGGTGTAACGTGGGAAGAGATGAAAGAAGGTTTAGTAACACTTCAAATGACGGGCATGCGTATGGAAATTGTGAAAACAAATAGTGGTTTAACAATTATCAACGATGCTTATAATGCAAGTCCGACGGCTATGGAAGCAGCATTCCATTTAATGAATGGTTTAGATGGTTTTGCTAAAAAAATCGTTGTGCTCGGTGATATGTTAGAACTTGGAGATCAAGAAGTACAGTTCCATTATGAGGTAGGAAAATTAATCGATCCAGCAAAAATCTCGTATGTATTCACATACGGTAGATTAGGGGCTCAAATTGCTGAAGGAGCGAAAATTAATTTCCCTAATGAACGTGTAAAGGCGTATGATAATAAAGAAGAGTTAGTAAAAGATTTACAAGCAGTAGTCGATGTGAAAGATGTTGTATTAATAAAAGCATCTCGCGGTATGAAATTAGAAGAAGTAATTACGATGTTGAAATAA
- a CDS encoding DEAD/DEAH box helicase: MTTFRELGLSDSLLQSVESMGFEEATPIQAETIPHALQGKDIIGQAQTGTGKTAAFGLPLLDKVDTHKESVQGIVIAPTRELAIQVGEELYKIGKHKRVRILPIYGGQDINRQIRALKKHPHIIVGTPGRILDHINRKTLRLQNVETVVLDEADEMLNMGFIEDIEAILTDVPETHQTLLFSATMPDPIRRIAERFMTEPQHIKVKAKEVTMPNIQQFYLEVQEKKKFDVLTRLLDIQSPELAIVFGRTKRRVDELSEALNLRGYAAEGIHGDLTQAKRMSVLRKFKEGSIEVLVATDVAARGLDISGVTHVYNFDIPQDPESYVHRIGRTGRAGKKGIAMLFVTPRESGQLKNIERTTKRKMDRMDAPTLDEALEGQQRLIAEKLQSTIENENLAYYKRIAEEMLEENDSVTVVAAALKMMTKEPDTTPIALTSEPPVVSRGGGSKKRGGNGGGYRDGNRNRSRDARGGGDGRNRDRNRDGRNRDGNRDRNRDGNRDRNRDGGSRGRRGEGQGRPGSSNGRGERKHHSRPQA, from the coding sequence TTGACAACATTTCGAGAATTAGGATTAAGTGATTCTTTACTGCAATCTGTTGAAAGTATGGGCTTTGAAGAGGCTACACCAATTCAAGCTGAAACAATTCCACATGCATTGCAAGGTAAAGATATTATTGGGCAAGCGCAAACAGGTACAGGGAAAACAGCAGCATTCGGATTACCACTATTAGATAAAGTGGATACACATAAAGAATCGGTTCAAGGTATTGTTATCGCGCCAACGCGTGAATTAGCAATTCAAGTTGGAGAAGAATTATACAAAATTGGTAAGCATAAACGTGTTCGTATTTTACCAATTTATGGTGGTCAAGATATTAACCGCCAAATTCGTGCTCTAAAAAAACACCCACACATTATTGTTGGTACGCCGGGTCGTATTTTAGATCATATTAACCGTAAAACACTTCGTCTGCAAAACGTAGAGACAGTTGTTCTTGACGAAGCGGATGAAATGTTAAACATGGGCTTCATTGAAGACATTGAAGCAATTTTAACAGATGTGCCAGAAACACATCAAACATTACTATTCTCAGCGACAATGCCGGATCCAATCCGCCGTATTGCTGAGCGTTTCATGACTGAGCCTCAACACATTAAAGTAAAAGCAAAAGAAGTAACAATGCCAAACATTCAGCAGTTCTATTTAGAAGTGCAAGAAAAGAAAAAGTTTGACGTGTTAACACGCTTATTAGATATTCAATCTCCAGAGCTTGCAATCGTATTCGGTCGTACAAAGCGCCGTGTTGATGAATTATCAGAAGCATTAAACTTACGTGGTTATGCTGCAGAAGGTATTCACGGTGATTTAACTCAGGCGAAACGTATGTCTGTATTACGTAAATTTAAAGAAGGTTCTATTGAAGTTCTTGTTGCAACAGACGTTGCTGCACGTGGTCTTGATATTTCAGGCGTAACGCACGTATATAACTTCGATATTCCACAAGATCCAGAATCATACGTTCACCGTATCGGTCGTACTGGTCGTGCAGGTAAAAAAGGTATTGCAATGCTATTTGTAACACCACGTGAATCAGGACAATTAAAAAATATCGAGCGTACAACAAAACGTAAAATGGACCGCATGGATGCACCGACACTTGACGAGGCATTAGAAGGTCAACAACGTTTAATCGCTGAAAAGCTTCAAAGCACAATTGAAAATGAAAACTTAGCATACTACAAGCGTATTGCAGAAGAAATGTTAGAAGAAAATGACTCTGTAACAGTAGTAGCTGCTGCTTTAAAAATGATGACTAAAGAGCCGGATACAACTCCGATCGCTTTAACATCAGAACCACCTGTTGTTTCAAGAGGCGGCGGTTCTAAAAAACGCGGCGGTAACGGAGGCGGATACCGTGATGGTAACCGTAATCGTAGTCGTGATGCACGCGGCGGTGGCGATGGACGTAATCGTGACCGTAACCGTGATGGACGTAATCGTGACGGAAACCGTGATCGCAATCGTGATGGTAACCGCGATCGTAATCGTGATGGTGGTAGTCGTGGTCGTAGAGGTGAAGGCCAAGGTCGCCCTGGTTCTTCAAATGGACGCGGCGAAAGAAAACATCATAGCCGTCCACAAGCTTAA
- the uvsE gene encoding UV DNA damage repair endonuclease UvsE, whose protein sequence is MLVRLGYVAMSVHLKNASPSQTMTYAQFQKLDDRAAAIRKLERIANSNLENCLRLLKHNKGHDISFFRLSSKLIPLANHEELIEWNYIRPLKENLKKLGEYAVHMNMRIDFHPDHFVVLNSPEESVFKQSVKTLQMHKKLLKGMGIEHKQRCVLHVGGGYKDKELALERFIENWSNVPRGIQEMIILENDDTTFTLEETLYLGEKLDIPVVFDLHHHMMNNEQEDWYEDWARVVHTWETSLLPVKMHISSPREGKDPRAHADYINVEAFLSFLRRIKGSVPQIDCMIEAKMKDESLFQLMRDLSEQVDVEIIDGASFYIK, encoded by the coding sequence ATGCTTGTAAGGCTTGGTTACGTTGCGATGAGTGTACATTTGAAGAATGCATCTCCATCTCAAACGATGACGTATGCACAGTTTCAGAAATTAGATGATCGTGCTGCTGCAATTCGTAAACTTGAAAGAATTGCTAATTCCAATTTAGAAAATTGTTTACGTTTATTAAAGCATAATAAAGGGCATGACATATCTTTCTTTCGGCTCAGTTCAAAGCTCATTCCTTTAGCGAATCATGAGGAATTGATAGAGTGGAACTATATTCGTCCTTTAAAAGAAAATTTAAAAAAACTAGGTGAATATGCAGTTCATATGAATATGAGAATTGATTTCCATCCAGATCATTTTGTTGTACTAAATTCACCTGAGGAGAGTGTTTTTAAACAATCTGTAAAAACATTGCAGATGCACAAAAAATTATTAAAAGGTATGGGGATTGAACATAAGCAACGATGTGTACTGCATGTTGGAGGAGGATATAAAGATAAAGAACTTGCATTAGAGCGCTTTATAGAGAATTGGTCGAATGTCCCAAGGGGTATTCAAGAAATGATTATATTAGAAAATGATGATACAACCTTTACGTTAGAGGAAACATTATATTTAGGAGAAAAATTAGATATTCCCGTCGTATTTGACTTGCATCACCATATGATGAATAATGAGCAAGAAGATTGGTATGAAGATTGGGCACGTGTCGTTCATACGTGGGAAACGTCTTTGTTGCCGGTTAAAATGCATATCTCTAGCCCTAGAGAGGGAAAAGATCCAAGAGCTCATGCAGATTATATTAATGTAGAGGCATTTTTATCTTTTTTAAGAAGGATAAAGGGAAGTGTTCCGCAAATTGATTGTATGATTGAGGCGAAGATGAAGGATGAGTCTTTATTTCAATTAATGAGAGATTTAAGTGAACAAGTAGATGTAGAAATTATCGATGGTGCAAGCTTTTATATTAAATAA
- a CDS encoding rhomboid family intramembrane serine protease produces MLIRSTHISLQPTILTLLLIHLVMMILGDFFLFPLAASNEYIAKGEWWRVITSLLVHVDLQHFLSNIIFLFALGSSIEKQLGHFSFFILFFLSGISGNISSYIIMPLEYIHAGASGGIFGLLGAQLFLLYNRYRSSKPKEIAIFSIMILLLLLFTFFNPSANPISHLTGLITGGILTPFLTKKNDGAKLI; encoded by the coding sequence ATGCTAATAAGATCCACCCATATTTCTTTACAACCGACTATTCTTACCTTACTTCTTATTCATCTAGTCATGATGATATTAGGCGACTTTTTTCTCTTCCCACTGGCAGCCTCTAATGAATATATCGCTAAAGGAGAATGGTGGCGTGTCATAACTTCTCTTCTTGTACACGTAGACTTACAACATTTTCTTTCTAATATTATTTTTTTGTTTGCTCTTGGTTCTTCTATCGAAAAGCAACTCGGACACTTTTCTTTTTTTATTCTATTTTTTCTCTCTGGAATTTCAGGAAATATTTCTTCTTATATTATTATGCCACTTGAATATATTCACGCAGGTGCATCAGGTGGTATTTTCGGACTATTAGGTGCACAGTTATTTTTATTGTACAATCGATACCGCTCTTCAAAACCAAAAGAAATTGCTATTTTCTCAATTATGATACTTCTATTACTTCTATTTACTTTCTTTAATCCTTCTGCCAATCCGATCAGTCATTTAACAGGTTTAATAACCGGTGGCATTTTAACCCCTTTTTTAACAAAAAAAAACGATGGTGCAAAGCTTATTTAA
- the acpS gene encoding holo-ACP synthase, giving the protein MIIGIGIDIIELNRIEKMLDGKLKFMERILTENERNVAMELKGSRLTEFVAGRFAAKEAYSKAVGTGIGKEVSFLDIEVKNDERGKPILITSTEYIVHLSISHSKEFAVAQVVLESSSR; this is encoded by the coding sequence ATGATTATAGGGATTGGTATCGATATTATTGAATTAAATCGTATTGAAAAAATGCTAGATGGAAAGCTTAAATTTATGGAACGTATTTTAACGGAAAATGAACGTAATGTTGCTATGGAGCTGAAAGGAAGTCGCCTTACAGAGTTTGTAGCTGGAAGGTTTGCAGCGAAAGAGGCGTATTCAAAAGCTGTAGGTACTGGTATCGGAAAAGAAGTGAGTTTTTTAGATATTGAAGTGAAAAATGATGAAAGAGGTAAGCCAATTCTGATTACAAGTACAGAGTATATTGTTCATTTATCAATTAGTCATAGTAAGGAATTTGCTGTTGCTCAAGTTGTTTTAGAAAGCTCGTCACGCTAG
- a CDS encoding LolA family protein: protein MEKKQDDVVRDLESKVKGMKSYQAEAKLSIKTGNEPQEYNVEIWHKEPSFYRVNLKNAKKDQSQIILRNEEGVFVLTPALNKSFRFQSDWPQNSSQAYLYESLVRDILQDKKNLTFEKTDKYYIFKTKTNYQHQNMLPRQEITLNKSDLTPVSVKLMDNDQNVLVKVDFSKVKFDAKFDKGAFDTKQNMSRAQVDVQTTAKEDKPFAILYPLDTPQGMTLQDEKELKTDSGKRAILTYTGNKKSFTLIQEKAKVAEASSAVSVSGEPVDLGFTIGALTKDSVTWSHNGVEYMLVSKGLEPKELLMVARSVTAKQVK from the coding sequence ATGGAAAAGAAGCAAGATGATGTCGTGAGAGATTTAGAATCAAAAGTAAAAGGGATGAAAAGTTATCAAGCTGAGGCAAAATTATCTATTAAAACAGGCAATGAGCCTCAAGAGTATAACGTAGAGATTTGGCATAAGGAACCGTCTTTTTATCGTGTGAATTTAAAAAATGCAAAAAAAGATCAAAGCCAAATTATTTTGAGAAATGAAGAAGGTGTATTTGTATTAACGCCAGCACTTAATAAGAGCTTCCGTTTTCAAAGTGATTGGCCGCAAAATAGTAGCCAGGCTTATTTATATGAATCACTTGTAAGAGATATTTTGCAGGACAAGAAAAACCTTACTTTTGAGAAAACAGATAAGTATTATATTTTTAAAACAAAAACAAATTATCAACATCAAAATATGTTGCCTAGACAAGAGATTACATTGAATAAGAGCGATTTGACTCCAGTTTCAGTGAAGTTAATGGATAATGATCAAAATGTTCTTGTGAAAGTAGATTTCTCTAAAGTGAAATTTGATGCGAAATTTGATAAAGGTGCATTTGATACGAAACAAAATATGTCTAGAGCGCAGGTAGATGTTCAAACTACAGCGAAAGAAGACAAACCGTTTGCTATTTTGTATCCACTTGATACACCACAAGGTATGACTCTGCAAGATGAAAAAGAGTTGAAGACAGACAGTGGCAAGCGTGCGATACTCACATACACTGGAAATAAGAAATCCTTTACTTTAATACAAGAAAAGGCAAAAGTTGCAGAGGCTTCATCAGCGGTAAGTGTAAGTGGAGAACCAGTTGATCTTGGGTTTACGATTGGTGCATTGACGAAAGACTCTGTAACGTGGTCGCATAACGGAGTAGAATATATGCTCGTGTCTAAAGGTTTAGAGCCGAAGGAGCTGTTAATGGTTGCTCGTTCAGTTACAGCGAAGCAGGTGAAGTAA
- the alr gene encoding alanine racemase → MEEAPFYRDTWVEVDLDAIYNNVTHIKEFIPSNVEIFAVVKANAYGHDYVPVAKTALEAGATRLAVAFLDEALVLRRAGITEPILVLGPSPPRDVNVAAENDVALTVFQKEWVDEAIELWDGSSVMKFHINFDSGMGRIGIRERKELKEFLKSLEGAPFLELEGVYTHFATSDEVETSYFDKQYNTFLEQLSWLKEFGVDPKLVHTANSAATLRFQGITFNAVRIGIAMYGLSPSVEIRPFLPFELEPALSLHTKVAHIKQVIKGDGISYNVTYRTKTEEWIATVAIGYADGWLRRLQGFEVLINGKRVPIVGRVTMDQFMIHLPCEVPLGTKVTLIGRQGDEYISATEVAEYSGTINYEIIATISFRVPRIFIRNGKVVEIINYLNNI, encoded by the coding sequence ATGGAAGAAGCACCATTTTACCGTGACACTTGGGTGGAAGTGGATTTAGATGCCATTTATAACAACGTTACACATATTAAAGAGTTCATCCCAAGTAATGTAGAGATTTTTGCTGTAGTTAAAGCAAACGCATATGGGCACGATTATGTACCGGTGGCTAAAACGGCATTAGAAGCAGGTGCAACAAGGTTAGCTGTTGCTTTTTTAGATGAAGCTTTAGTGCTTCGGAGGGCTGGTATTACTGAGCCGATTTTAGTGTTAGGTCCCTCGCCGCCACGTGATGTAAATGTAGCTGCTGAAAATGATGTAGCGCTAACTGTTTTTCAAAAAGAATGGGTGGACGAAGCAATTGAACTTTGGGATGGTTCATCTGTAATGAAATTCCATATTAACTTTGATAGTGGTATGGGGAGAATTGGAATACGTGAAAGAAAAGAGCTAAAAGAATTTTTAAAGAGTTTAGAGGGTGCACCGTTTTTAGAGTTAGAAGGAGTATACACGCATTTTGCAACGTCAGATGAAGTTGAGACTTCGTATTTTGATAAGCAATATAACACGTTCTTAGAGCAGTTAAGTTGGTTGAAAGAATTCGGAGTGGATCCTAAGCTTGTTCATACAGCTAATAGTGCTGCGACGTTACGTTTTCAAGGGATTACATTTAATGCAGTGCGAATTGGGATTGCAATGTATGGATTATCTCCTTCTGTAGAAATACGTCCTTTTTTACCATTTGAATTAGAACCGGCGCTATCACTTCATACGAAAGTCGCTCATATTAAACAGGTAATTAAAGGTGATGGAATTAGTTATAACGTCACCTACCGAACGAAAACTGAAGAATGGATTGCGACTGTAGCGATTGGCTATGCAGATGGGTGGCTTAGAAGGTTACAAGGATTTGAAGTGCTTATAAATGGTAAAAGGGTACCGATTGTAGGGAGAGTAACAATGGATCAGTTCATGATTCATCTTCCTTGTGAAGTGCCACTTGGTACGAAAGTTACGCTTATTGGAAGGCAAGGAGATGAGTATATTAGCGCTACAGAGGTTGCGGAATACTCAGGGACTATTAATTATGAAATTATTGCAACGATTAGTTTCCGTGTGCCAAGAATATTTATACGGAATGGTAAGGTTGTAGAGATAATTAATTACTTGAACAATATATAG
- a CDS encoding antitoxin EndoAI, with amino-acid sequence MSESSVTTEIVVRLPKQMVTELDGIGKQENKNRHELICQATQLLLRQHKTKKRYQHESMRRGYIEMGKINLGIASEAFLAEYEAAHTVERLVSGG; translated from the coding sequence GTGTCCGAATCAAGTGTAACTACTGAAATCGTGGTTCGGTTGCCAAAGCAAATGGTAACGGAATTGGACGGAATTGGAAAACAAGAGAATAAGAATCGCCATGAACTAATTTGCCAGGCAACACAATTGTTATTGCGTCAACATAAGACGAAGAAACGCTACCAACATGAATCAATGCGACGTGGGTACATTGAAATGGGAAAAATTAATCTTGGTATTGCATCTGAAGCTTTCTTAGCAGAGTATGAAGCAGCTCATACAGTAGAACGCTTAGTTAGCGGGGGGTAA
- the ndoA gene encoding type II toxin-antitoxin system endoribonuclease NdoA, with protein sequence MIVKRGDVYFADLSPVVGSEQGGVRPVLVIQNDIGNRFSPTVIVAAITAQIQKAKLPTHVEIDAKKYGFERDSVILLEQIRTIDKQRLTDKITHLDEVMMSRVDEALQISLGLIDF encoded by the coding sequence TTGATTGTAAAACGCGGCGACGTGTATTTTGCAGACCTTTCCCCAGTTGTTGGTTCTGAGCAAGGAGGCGTTCGTCCGGTTCTTGTCATTCAAAATGACATCGGAAATCGTTTTAGTCCAACGGTGATTGTAGCGGCTATTACTGCACAGATTCAAAAAGCGAAATTACCCACTCATGTGGAAATTGATGCGAAAAAGTATGGTTTTGAGAGAGATTCTGTTATTTTACTTGAGCAGATTCGAACAATCGATAAGCAACGCTTAACGGACAAAATCACTCATTTGGATGAAGTGATGATGAGTCGTGTAGATGAAGCGTTACAAATTAGTTTAGGACTAATAGATTTTTAA
- a CDS encoding Tex family protein produces MEMVDNRQALMKMLVKELGFTEKQVRHVIQLTEEGNTVPFIARYRKEWTGSLDEVQIRTILERWQYMMQLEDRKEEVLRLIDEKGKLTEELRQQIVKATKLQEVEDLYRPYKEKRRTKATIAKEKGLEPLAEWLLLYKKEDPAKKAVEFINVEKEVQSAEEALQGAQDIIAEMVSDEAAYRSWIRNVTFRKGVMSSSVKDEEKDEKNIYEMYYSYEEPLQKVVPHRVLAMNRGEKEDILRVAVVPPVDEIVTFLNKKVIRDNDSKSAHYVQLAIEDGYKRLIQSSIEREIRKELTETAEEQAIHIFSENLRNLLLQPPMKGKVVLAVDPAYRTGCKLSVVDDTGKVLHIDVIYPHPPVRKYDDAKTKVLSIIDKYQVEMIAIGNGTASRETEEFIVDVLQSVNRDVFYIIVNEAGASVYSASDLAREEFPNLQVEERSAVSIGRRLQDPLAELVKIDPKSVGVGQYQHDVSQKRLNESLTFVVETAVNQVGVNVNTASVALLQYVSGLSKTVAKNIVAKREEDGKFTKRTELKKIPRLGAKTYEQCIGFLRILEGANPLDRTGIHPEQYKNVELLLKSLGLSIDDVGQPQLQKRLEEVEISKLSQETGVGEPTLVDIIDALISPERDMRDELPKPLLKKGILKLEDLKRGMELEGTVRNVVDFGAFVDVGVKQDGLVHISKLSKQFVKHPLDVVSVGQIVKVWVDDIDTKKGRVALSMLPIE; encoded by the coding sequence ATGGAAATGGTAGATAATCGACAAGCGTTAATGAAAATGTTAGTGAAAGAATTAGGCTTTACCGAAAAGCAAGTTCGTCATGTTATTCAATTAACAGAAGAAGGTAACACAGTTCCATTTATTGCTCGTTACCGAAAAGAATGGACAGGCTCTTTAGATGAGGTGCAAATTCGTACGATTTTAGAGAGATGGCAATATATGATGCAACTTGAAGATAGGAAGGAAGAAGTTCTTCGTCTTATTGATGAGAAGGGGAAACTGACAGAAGAGCTACGACAGCAAATTGTTAAAGCTACAAAGTTGCAAGAAGTAGAAGATCTATATCGTCCATATAAAGAGAAAAGAAGAACGAAAGCGACAATTGCTAAAGAAAAAGGATTAGAACCATTAGCTGAATGGTTATTGTTATATAAGAAAGAAGATCCGGCTAAAAAGGCAGTGGAATTTATTAATGTAGAGAAAGAAGTGCAATCTGCAGAAGAAGCTTTACAAGGTGCACAAGACATTATTGCAGAAATGGTTTCAGATGAAGCTGCGTATCGTAGTTGGATTCGAAATGTTACTTTTAGAAAAGGTGTTATGTCTTCGTCCGTGAAAGATGAAGAAAAAGATGAAAAGAATATATATGAAATGTATTACAGTTATGAAGAACCATTGCAAAAAGTAGTACCACATCGTGTATTAGCAATGAATCGTGGCGAGAAAGAAGATATATTGAGAGTTGCTGTTGTTCCGCCAGTAGATGAGATAGTAACTTTCTTAAATAAGAAAGTAATTCGTGATAACGATTCGAAAAGTGCACATTATGTACAATTAGCGATTGAAGATGGTTATAAACGATTAATTCAATCTTCAATCGAAAGAGAAATTCGTAAAGAATTAACAGAAACAGCTGAAGAGCAAGCGATACATATTTTCTCTGAGAATTTACGTAACTTATTATTACAACCTCCGATGAAAGGGAAAGTCGTGCTAGCGGTAGATCCGGCATATAGAACTGGTTGTAAATTGTCTGTAGTAGATGATACGGGGAAAGTACTACATATCGATGTTATTTATCCGCATCCACCTGTTCGTAAATATGATGATGCAAAAACGAAAGTTCTTTCTATTATAGATAAATATCAAGTTGAAATGATTGCAATTGGTAATGGGACAGCATCTAGAGAAACAGAAGAGTTTATAGTAGATGTATTACAAAGTGTGAACCGAGATGTCTTTTATATTATTGTAAATGAAGCGGGTGCGAGTGTGTATTCGGCTTCTGATTTAGCCCGTGAGGAATTCCCAAATTTACAAGTTGAAGAGAGAAGTGCCGTTTCTATTGGAAGACGTCTGCAAGATCCACTTGCTGAACTTGTGAAAATTGATCCTAAATCAGTTGGGGTTGGACAATACCAACATGATGTATCTCAAAAGAGACTGAATGAGTCATTAACATTTGTAGTAGAAACAGCTGTTAACCAAGTTGGGGTTAATGTAAATACGGCTTCGGTTGCATTGTTACAATATGTTTCAGGTTTATCGAAAACTGTTGCGAAAAATATTGTGGCAAAGAGAGAAGAAGATGGGAAATTCACGAAGCGCACGGAATTAAAGAAAATCCCGCGTTTAGGTGCAAAGACGTATGAACAATGTATAGGTTTCTTACGTATACTAGAAGGAGCGAATCCATTAGATCGAACAGGTATTCATCCAGAGCAATATAAAAATGTTGAATTGTTATTGAAGAGTCTAGGGTTATCGATAGATGACGTAGGACAACCGCAATTACAAAAGAGATTGGAAGAAGTAGAGATTTCTAAGTTATCTCAAGAAACAGGAGTTGGGGAGCCGACGTTAGTTGATATTATAGATGCGCTTATTAGTCCAGAAAGAGATATGAGGGATGAGTTGCCTAAACCACTTCTGAAAAAAGGGATTTTGAAATTAGAAGATTTAAAACGTGGTATGGAACTAGAAGGAACAGTTCGTAACGTTGTTGATTTTGGTGCTTTTGTTGATGTTGGCGTAAAGCAAGATGGTTTAGTACATATTTCTAAACTTAGCAAACAGTTTGTAAAGCATCCGTTAGATGTTGTATCAGTAGGGCAAATTGTAAAAGTATGGGTAGATGATATTGATACAAAAAAAGGACGCGTTGCACTATCTATGTTGCCGATTGAATAG
- the cmpA gene encoding cortex morphogenetic protein CmpA, producing MPTWLKKQMQRAYFEKNRYQIKLLNECWFYYSKIHQSS from the coding sequence ATGCCTACGTGGCTAAAAAAACAAATGCAACGTGCATATTTCGAAAAAAACCGGTATCAAATTAAATTATTAAATGAATGCTGGTTTTATTATAGCAAAATACATCAAAGCTCATAA
- a CDS encoding SprT family protein encodes MDEQEIQRLVEEVSLQYFEMPFLHKAVFNNRLRTTGGRYLLKSHNIELNYRYYEVYGEEELVGIIKHELCHYHLHIAGRGYKHRDRDFRELLKKVDAPRFCKRMINEEKEKKVYKYECMECSIQYVRRRQINTKRYVCGKCKGKLKPISKTS; translated from the coding sequence GTGGATGAGCAAGAAATTCAGCGACTAGTGGAAGAAGTGTCACTACAATACTTTGAGATGCCGTTCTTACATAAAGCAGTGTTTAATAATAGATTACGTACAACTGGTGGGCGTTATTTGTTGAAGAGTCATAATATCGAACTGAATTATCGATATTACGAAGTGTATGGTGAAGAAGAGTTAGTCGGGATTATTAAACATGAGCTTTGTCATTATCACTTACATATTGCAGGAAGAGGGTATAAGCACAGGGATAGAGATTTTCGTGAGTTGTTAAAGAAAGTTGATGCACCACGTTTTTGTAAACGAATGATTAATGAAGAGAAGGAAAAAAAGGTTTACAAGTATGAATGTATGGAGTGTTCAATTCAATATGTAAGAAGACGTCAAATAAATACAAAAAGATATGTCTGTGGAAAGTGTAAAGGGAAACTCAAACCGATATCGAAAACATCTTGA